The Coffea arabica cultivar ET-39 chromosome 9e, Coffea Arabica ET-39 HiFi, whole genome shotgun sequence genome has a window encoding:
- the LOC113710574 gene encoding probable FBD-associated F-box protein At1g32375 isoform X2 produces the protein MENPSQKRLTLSSEMDAGASVDRISSLPDSVLCYILSFLPTTKYAVGTSILSKRWKFLWTGVPYLLFDDDRVRKSPERVRKFEQFVNKVLLLSTVQNILKFRLCCGNELIEPFYVNAWISTAIIRNVRVLKVVVFYYRRADVVIELPSCLFTCRTLEDLELWDNLDINTPNLVCLPRLKRLTLSYVQYRNDESVGKLISGCPILEFLDISRYGFDNVTVFVISSPSLKQLRFRGNDDFPENLHYKVAINTPALESLDYSNHIWQHIDVNFQNITSLVRAKIDVEAFPGDDPPQSGFCNSLVELVQALHGVKILTLSQETMKALSYATTRLSTRRFEGLTKLVVRAGCCEWTCLQDLVEVAVNLEVLDFTKAINLDAFDMHKNWHREHTTESCWRDPIEVPRCLITSLKQISFEELEGFEDELAMIGYILKHGSVLNRMHLSSKVGGLSTKFQLTQKVLLFPRRSPTCQIAFCGKLDHGPFSASHSPMGET, from the exons ATGG AAAATCCAAGCCAAAAGCGCCTAACTTTGTCAAGTGAAATGGATGCTGGTGCTTCTGTTGATAGGATTAGCAGTTTGCCCGATTCAGTTCTCTGTtacattctttcttttttgccaACAACAAAATATGCTGTGGGAACAAGTATTTTATCTAAAAGATGGAAATTCCTGTGGACTGGAGTCCCCTACCTTCTTTTCGATGATGATCGCGTTCGTAAAAGCCCAGAAAGAGTGAGAAAATTTGAGCAATTTGTTAATAAGGTTCTGCTTCTAAGTACTGTGCAGAATATACTCAAGTTCCGTCTTTGTTGTGGAAATGAACTCATTGAGCCATTCTATGTCAATGCATGGATCAGCACTGCAATTATCCGGAATGTCCGAGTGCTGAAAGTTGTAGTTTTTTATTATCGTCGTGCTGATGTTGTCATTGAATTGCCTAGTTGCCTATTTACTTGCAGAACATTAGAGGATCTTGAATTGTGGGATAATCTAGACATcaatacaccaaatttggttTGTCTTCCTAGACTAAAACGTCTAACGCTTTCTTACGTTCAATACAGAAATGATGAATCCGTCGGTAAGCTCATATCTGGCTGTCCAATACTAGAATTCCTGGATATTTCCAGATACGGCTTTGATAATGTGACAGTTTTTGTAATATCTTCACCTTCACTGAAACAACTCCGTTTTCGTGGTAACGATGACTTTCCTGAAAATCTTCACTACAAGGTTGCTATAAATACCCCAGCACTAGAGTCCCTTGATTATTCCAATCACATATGGCAGCACATTGACGTCAACTTTCAGAACATTACCTCTTTAGTTAGAGCAAAAATTGATGTTGAGGCTTTTCCTGGTGATGATCCACCTCAAAGTGGTTTTTGCAATTCACTTGTGGAACTGGTTCAGGCACTACACGGTGTAAAGATTCTCACTTTGTCACAGGAGACAATGAAG GCTCTGAGCTATGCCACCACCCGCTTGTCAACAAGGAGATTTGAAGGACTAACCAAATTGGTAGTAAGAGCTGGATGCTGTGAATGGACTTGCCTACAGGATTTGGTTGAAGTGGCAGTAAATTTAGAAGTTCTTGATTTCACAAAGGCAATCAACTTAGATGCTTTTGATATGCATAAG AATTGGCATAGAGAACACACTACAGAGTCATGCTGGAGGGATCCCATAGAAGTTCCCAGATGCTTGATAACGAGCCTGaaacaaatttcatttgaagaaCTTGAAGGCTTTGAAGATGAGCTTGCAATGATAGGCTACATTCTGAAGCATGGTAGCGTTCTAAACCGAATGCATCTAAGTTCTAAAGTCGGCGGCTTGagcacaaaatttcagcttactCAGAAGGTACTACTGTTCCCTAGAAGATCCCCCACATGTCAAATTGCATTTTGCGGCAAGCTGGACCACGGTCCCTTTTCAGCAAGTCATAGTCCAATGGGGGAAACATGA
- the LOC113710574 gene encoding probable FBD-associated F-box protein At1g32375 isoform X1, producing the protein MQKRSCLSQRCDNMANLNTLDSTENPSQKRLTLSSEMDAGASVDRISSLPDSVLCYILSFLPTTKYAVGTSILSKRWKFLWTGVPYLLFDDDRVRKSPERVRKFEQFVNKVLLLSTVQNILKFRLCCGNELIEPFYVNAWISTAIIRNVRVLKVVVFYYRRADVVIELPSCLFTCRTLEDLELWDNLDINTPNLVCLPRLKRLTLSYVQYRNDESVGKLISGCPILEFLDISRYGFDNVTVFVISSPSLKQLRFRGNDDFPENLHYKVAINTPALESLDYSNHIWQHIDVNFQNITSLVRAKIDVEAFPGDDPPQSGFCNSLVELVQALHGVKILTLSQETMKALSYATTRLSTRRFEGLTKLVVRAGCCEWTCLQDLVEVAVNLEVLDFTKAINLDAFDMHKNWHREHTTESCWRDPIEVPRCLITSLKQISFEELEGFEDELAMIGYILKHGSVLNRMHLSSKVGGLSTKFQLTQKVLLFPRRSPTCQIAFCGKLDHGPFSASHSPMGET; encoded by the exons ATGCAAAAAAGAAGTTGTCTTTCTCAAAGATGCGACAATATGGCTAACTTAAATACTTTGGATTCTACAGAAAATCCAAGCCAAAAGCGCCTAACTTTGTCAAGTGAAATGGATGCTGGTGCTTCTGTTGATAGGATTAGCAGTTTGCCCGATTCAGTTCTCTGTtacattctttcttttttgccaACAACAAAATATGCTGTGGGAACAAGTATTTTATCTAAAAGATGGAAATTCCTGTGGACTGGAGTCCCCTACCTTCTTTTCGATGATGATCGCGTTCGTAAAAGCCCAGAAAGAGTGAGAAAATTTGAGCAATTTGTTAATAAGGTTCTGCTTCTAAGTACTGTGCAGAATATACTCAAGTTCCGTCTTTGTTGTGGAAATGAACTCATTGAGCCATTCTATGTCAATGCATGGATCAGCACTGCAATTATCCGGAATGTCCGAGTGCTGAAAGTTGTAGTTTTTTATTATCGTCGTGCTGATGTTGTCATTGAATTGCCTAGTTGCCTATTTACTTGCAGAACATTAGAGGATCTTGAATTGTGGGATAATCTAGACATcaatacaccaaatttggttTGTCTTCCTAGACTAAAACGTCTAACGCTTTCTTACGTTCAATACAGAAATGATGAATCCGTCGGTAAGCTCATATCTGGCTGTCCAATACTAGAATTCCTGGATATTTCCAGATACGGCTTTGATAATGTGACAGTTTTTGTAATATCTTCACCTTCACTGAAACAACTCCGTTTTCGTGGTAACGATGACTTTCCTGAAAATCTTCACTACAAGGTTGCTATAAATACCCCAGCACTAGAGTCCCTTGATTATTCCAATCACATATGGCAGCACATTGACGTCAACTTTCAGAACATTACCTCTTTAGTTAGAGCAAAAATTGATGTTGAGGCTTTTCCTGGTGATGATCCACCTCAAAGTGGTTTTTGCAATTCACTTGTGGAACTGGTTCAGGCACTACACGGTGTAAAGATTCTCACTTTGTCACAGGAGACAATGAAG GCTCTGAGCTATGCCACCACCCGCTTGTCAACAAGGAGATTTGAAGGACTAACCAAATTGGTAGTAAGAGCTGGATGCTGTGAATGGACTTGCCTACAGGATTTGGTTGAAGTGGCAGTAAATTTAGAAGTTCTTGATTTCACAAAGGCAATCAACTTAGATGCTTTTGATATGCATAAG AATTGGCATAGAGAACACACTACAGAGTCATGCTGGAGGGATCCCATAGAAGTTCCCAGATGCTTGATAACGAGCCTGaaacaaatttcatttgaagaaCTTGAAGGCTTTGAAGATGAGCTTGCAATGATAGGCTACATTCTGAAGCATGGTAGCGTTCTAAACCGAATGCATCTAAGTTCTAAAGTCGGCGGCTTGagcacaaaatttcagcttactCAGAAGGTACTACTGTTCCCTAGAAGATCCCCCACATGTCAAATTGCATTTTGCGGCAAGCTGGACCACGGTCCCTTTTCAGCAAGTCATAGTCCAATGGGGGAAACATGA
- the LOC113709408 gene encoding agamous-like MADS-box protein AGL28, whose protein sequence is MGDKQMKGREKIEMKKIEKEDDLYATFYKLRDELFMEASELCTTCKVDIGVIIFSPTGEPHSFFHPNADKVFNRFLGRDMPRDDADQLAEALARARVEQLEQQLHELEVQQEIEEERAKKLDELFAQDGIVGWPGVPIDQMDMEMVTNLEAKIDNLLLQLEEHAKKLTEEASSSNVPPSKI, encoded by the coding sequence ATGGGAGATAAGCAGATGAAAGGTCGGGaaaaaattgagatgaaaaAGATAGAAAAGGAGGATGATCTGTATGCTACTTTTTACAAACTAAGAGATGAGCTTTTCATGGaagcaagtgaactttgcacaACATGCAAAGTTGACATTGGAGTCATAATTTTTTCTCCAACTGGTGAGCCACACTCTTTCTTCCATCCAAATGCAGACAAAGTTTTCAATCGATTTCTGGGGAGAGACATGCCTAGGGACGATGCAGATCAACTTGCTGAGGCCCTTGCTCGAGCTAGAGTTGAACAGCTCGAGCAACAACTTCATGAGCTTGAAGTTCAACAAGAGATTGAAGAAGAACGAGCCAAGAAGTTGGATGAACTTTTTGCCCAggatggcattgttggttggcCTGGGGTGCCAATTGATCAAATGGACATGGAAATGGTAACAAATCTGGAGGCAAAGATAGACAATCTGCTTCTCCAATTGGAGGAACATGCCAAGAAGTTGACAGAAGAGGCTTCTTCATCAAATGTTCCCCCCAGCAAGATTTGA